The sequence TGTTAGAATTGATCCAAACTTCAAAAGGTGTAATCCGATGTCGAATGCCAAGATATTGGTTGTGGATGACGAGCCGCCGATCCTGGATATGTTGACCTACAATCTGAAGCGGGCCAACTATGAGGTGATCACCTCTTCGGACGGGGAGCAGGCGGTCAATCTGGCTCAGCGGGAGCACCCCGATCTGGTTATCCTCGACCTGATGTTGCCCCGGCTTGATGGCCTGGAGGTGTGCCGCATCCTGCGTCGGGAACAGGATATCCCGATCATCATGCTCACTGCGCGGGACACCGAGGTAGATCGGGTGGTGGGGCTGGAACTGGGGGCGGACGATTATGTAGTGAAACCGTTCAGCGTTCGCGAGTTGATGGTCCGTGTCCGCAACGTGTTGAGGCGTGCCACCTATATTGCCTCACCGACATCTTCAAGCAAGACTCAGGTCGGCAATTTGACTATCGATCCGGCCCGCCGAGAAGCCTTCCTTGACGCTGTGGCTTTGGATTTGACTGCCCTTGAGTTTGAAGTGCTGCACGCTTTCGCCCGACACGCTGGAATGGCTTTGACTCGAGAGCAGCTTCTCCAGGAGGTCTGGGGCTACGATTATCTCGGCGATACCAGAGTGGTGGATGCCGTTATCAAGCGGCTGCGGAGCAAGTTGAATCAGGCCTCTTCCCAATCGGAAGTCATTATGACCATCCGCGGCGTCGGCTACAAGATGCTTTCACCGGAGTGAAAAACATGCGCCATCCCTTTTCCGGTATCGGGCTGAGGCTTTCCTTGAGCCATCTGCTGGTCATCCTGCTGGCGATGGGGCTTTCCTCATTTCTTTTACTCTCGTTCCTGGGGAATTACTTCACCGATGCGGCCCGGAAAAATCTCCTGGCCCAGGCGCAAATCACGGCCCAGGCTTTGGTACCCGGCGCAGTAATCAATGCCTCTGATGCCGCCAACGAAACCGGGTCGTCAGCCTACAATGTGATCCAGCAAAACCAGACCTCTAATATCGCGTTGAATGCAACAAACCTTTCGCTGCCGACTCCGGATTCAAACCGCATTGAAATGGATCTCAACTACCTGAGAGGCGCTTTGCCCCAGCTCAATATCCAGCTCCAGACTCGCATCCGCATTCTGGACGCCAACGGTCTGGTACTG is a genomic window of Dehalococcoidia bacterium containing:
- a CDS encoding response regulator transcription factor, with the protein product MSNAKILVVDDEPPILDMLTYNLKRANYEVITSSDGEQAVNLAQREHPDLVILDLMLPRLDGLEVCRILRREQDIPIIMLTARDTEVDRVVGLELGADDYVVKPFSVRELMVRVRNVLRRATYIASPTSSSKTQVGNLTIDPARREAFLDAVALDLTALEFEVLHAFARHAGMALTREQLLQEVWGYDYLGDTRVVDAVIKRLRSKLNQASSQSEVIMTIRGVGYKMLSPE